In Brevibacillus marinus, the genomic window GAGTATTCCCCCTTGCATGTCGCGCCTGTTGGGCGCGCATCACGTTTTGGCCCGCTTGTAGAAAGGCGTGGGCACCACTTTTGCCCGCCGCCGGCTGCCCCGGATCTCGACTTCGACAACCGTGTCCAGGGCGGTGTATGCCGCGTCGAGCAGCGCCAAGCCGAGGCTTTTTTTCAAGGTGGGTGACTGCGTGCCCGTGGTCACCGCACCGATCCGTTTGCCGTCGGCGTAGACAGGATATGCCGTCCGCGGGATGCCGCGCTCAAGCATCTCGATTCCCACCAGCTTCCGCGGCGGTCCCGCTTCCTTCTGCTGCTTCAGCACCTCACAGCCGATGCAGGGAACGGCTTTGTCTGTTTTCACGGCGAAACCGATCCCCGCTTCAATCGGCGTGATCGTCTCGCTCAACTCCTGCCCGTAGAGCGGCAGCTTCGCTTCAAAGCGCAGCGTGTCGCGGGCGCCCAAGCCGCAGGGAACGAGGCCGTCCGCTTCGCCGCACGCAAGCAGTTTTTCCCACAGGGAAACAGCCTGATCAGCCTGCACGTACAGCTCAAAGCCGTCCTCCCCGGTGTAACCGCTGCGCGAGACGAGCGCGGCAATCCCGGCCAACCGCACGTCCGCGCGGAAGTGAAAGAAGCCGATTTGCGACAGGTCACACTCGGTCAGCCGCTGCAGAATCGCTTCCGCGCGCGGTCCCTGGATCGCCAGTTGGGCGATCTTTGGGGAGAGGTTGGCGATCGTCACGTCTTCCGTCCGATGCTGGTTGAGCCAGGCCAGGTCCTTGGCGAGATTGGCGGCATTGACCACCAGCCAGTAATGGTCTTCCGCCAGCTGGTAGACCACAAGATCGTCTACCGTGCCGCCATCCGGGTAGCACATCACGCTGTACTGGGCCCGGCCGGGAACCAGTTTGCCGACATCGTTGGTCGTCAGCCGCTGCAGGTAGGCCAGTGCGCCTTTGCCCTTGACCTCCACCTCTCCCATGTGGGAGACGTCAAACAACCCGGCCCTGGTGCGGACCGCTTCGTGCTCCTGCGTAATGCTGGTAAACTGGACCGGCAGTTCCCATCCGGCGAAGTCGATCGTCTTCGCGCCATAGCGGGCGTAGACCGGATACAAAGGGGTTCGCTGCAATTCGCTCATCTGCTGGCACCTCCTCCATCTTTCTTTTTACCATTTCCTTGGAAAAGTGAATTCATGTCTAGCTAAAGAAGAAAAAAAGGACAGAGCACGGGAAAAAGCCGGACGCTGGCCAAACGTCCGCTTCTTCCCTTCTCTGTCCTCGGTACCTGAGAGTTGCCTTGCCGCTTGGCGGCAAGTTTCCCCTTGGGTGGCTCCACTGAGCGCTCTCCAGAGACGCGTCCGGCAGAGGTACTTTTGCCTGAGAGATTCACCGGCTGCCCGGTTTGCTCCTTCGGCGCCGTAATCGCGATACGGTCTCTCCCAACTGCCTTCATCCGCCTGGGAACATACATAACTTGTCAATCAGCAAACCATACTAGATGATGCGACTGCCCTCATCGTAATTATCCTACCATGAACGGGGAAAAGTGGAAAGCCATTTTTTCAAGCATCAGGCCGAGAGGAGACCGCTTTGATGTCACGTGTTCCCGTCACTTTTGATCGCTCCTGGCTGCCCGATTTGCACCTCCTGATTGCCGAAGACGGCCCTTGGCACAAATGGGAGCTGTTTCAACTGGCGCTGGAGGCGGAAGAAGCGTTGGCGGTGAAGGATTTTGACCAGCTGCAGGCACTCAAGTACCTGCCCCAGCTCACCCCCTATCCGCATCAGCTGGCCACAGCCAAAAAAGTGCTGAACGAAATGCGCGGGCGGGCCATTCTCGCGGACGAAGTGGGGCTAGGCAAGACGATCGAAGCCGGACTGATCGTAAAAGAGTACATGGTGCGGGGATTGGCCAAAAAAGTCCTGGTTCTGGTCCCCGCTTCGCTTGTTCTGCAATGGACGAAGGAGTTGAATCAGAAGTTCGGCATCCCCGCCGTCGCCCAGAAAAAAGAATACATGTGGCGCCAGTACGACGTCGTCGTCGCCTCCATTGATACGGCCAAACGGGACCCGCACCGGCGGCATGTGCTCGCGATCGACTACGACATGCTGATCATCGATGAAGCGCACAAGCTGAAAAACAAGCGGACACGCAACTATCAATTCGTGCGGGAAATCAAGAAAAAGTACTGCCTGCTGTTGACCGCCACGCCGATCCAGAACGAACTGACGGAACTGTACAACCTGATCACCCTGCTGCGTCCCGGACATCTCGGCCAGGCCGACGATTTTTCCGCCAATTACGTGGAAAGCAAGCGGCAGGCCAAAAACAACGAACAGCTGCGGCAAGAAGTGGAAAAAGTGATGATCCGCAACCGCCGCAGCGACGGGGGCATCCAGTTTACGCCGCGCCGCGTCCAATCCGTTCCGGTTGAGCTCAGCCCGGAAGAGTGGTCGCTTTACGAAGGGGTAACGCGGTTTGTGCGCGAACACTACCGCTCCTCGCTCGGCGGGATCAATGCGCTGGCCCTGATCACCCTGCAGCGGGAGGTTTGCTCCAGCCGCGAAGCGGCGTTTATGACCCTCTACAACATGTATCAGCGAACGGCCGAAGGCTCTCCCGAACAGCAGGCGATTCTCCACTTGGTGGAGCTGATCAAACGGATCGAAACGCACTCCAAAGCAGCGAAAACGGTGGAGCTGCTCCAAGCGATCAATGACAAGGCGATTATCTTCACCGAGTACAGGGCGACGCAAAATTACCTGCTCAAGTACCTGAGCGAGCACGGCATTACCGCCGTCCCGTTTCGCGGCGGATTCAAGCGCAGCAAAAAAGACTGGATGACCGACCTGTTTCAAAACCGGGCACAGGTCTTAGTGGCGACGGAAGCGGGCGGCGAAGGGATCAACCTGCAGTTTTGCAACCAGGTGATCAACTACGACATGCCCTGGAATCCGCTGCGCGTCGAACAGCGGATCGGCCGCGTGCACCGGCTGGGGCAGGAACGGGACGTCTACATATACAACCTGTCGACACGCGGGACCATCGAAGAACATATTTTGCACCTGCTCTACGAAAAGATCGATCTGTTCGAGATGGTGATCGGCGAACTGGACGAGATTGTCGAACGGCTGGCGTTAGGCAAATCGCTGGAGCAAAACGTGATCGACATCATCATGGAATCGGCGTCCGAGCGGGAAATGGCGCTGAAGATGGACAACATGGGCAAAGTGATTCGGGCGATCCGCGAAAGCCGCAGGGCGGATCAGGAGCAAGCAAAGAGCGGAAATCTGCGGTGATCCGCGCAAGGAGGATTTCCATGAACCAGGAAGAAGTGCGCCGCTATACGGAACGGTATTTCGCAGCCTTTTCTGCGCATGTGCTGGAGTCGCATCCGGCCTACTTCACCGTGAAGCTGCCGGAGATCGTCGACAAGGACATCGGCAATCGCCCCTTCTACTGGTCGTGGGTAGAGAAGATGAACATCCCGCCGCAGCCGCTGACGCTCACCTTCTGTTTCGCGCCGGAGCAGATGCCGGAGGGGAAGCGCTGCGAGTACCTCCACTTCGGCTCGAGCCGCCTGGCGCAAATTTTCCGCTCGGCCCGCAACCACGGCCGCTACGTCTGTCTGTATGAACAGGCGGCCGCGCCAACAGCCGCACGCAGCGCGCGCAGACGCGCGTCGGCGCCGCTGGTCCCGTGGCTGAATGTGAACTTGAAAATTTCCTTCGTCTGCGACAAGAAGCGGGACGTCCTGCTCTCCTACGGTGTCAACCTGCATCAGCCGGCGATCGTCCACAACTTTTACCCATCCCTCCGCACCCTGCCGTTGGGTCCCGCGATTCCCGACTACTTTTACACCTTGGATCGGCAGCTGTCATTGGAGCAGGCGGCCGCGCTGGTCGAACGGGAGGTCAACCGCTTCATCGCGAGGCAGGATCAGCGCTGGGCAGAGGAAGCGTGCGCCCGCTTACAGGAAGAAATCAGCATCCTGACCGCTTACTACGACAATTTGGCGGAATCCGACAGGCCAGCCGATGAGCAGCCGGACGACACGTCAACGGAGCAGCAACAGGCCGAGCAAGCCGCCGAATCAGCAGCGCCACCCGCCCGCGAGGCGCATTCGCCGCTGCCGCCCGCGGCAGCACCGGCGCTGTTGCCGGCGAACGAACAATCGCATCAGGCAGCCCAGCCGGCCGTTCCCGCAGCGGTGGCTGCGCCTGCCGCCGCCGGCAGCATTCTCGCGTTCCTGCGGCAGCACACGATCCCCGAGACGCCAACGGAAGAGATTGACCAGAGCAACTGGCAGCAGAGCACGCCGGCGGAAGAAAAAGCGCGGCGGATCGCAGAATTAAAATGGCAGTATGAACCGAGAATCGAGGTGTCGGTGATCAACGCCGGGCTGTTTTACCTCGCCCGTACGCCAGCAGGCGGATCGGCGGCGAAGCAATGAGCGTAGAAATATGTAAAACGACTGCGAGAAAAAGTGGACGAGCCCTGACAACAAGCTACAAATCTTTTCCCTGCGTCTGGTTACAATAACAAGAAAGAAACTACCTCCGCGAAAATGGGCAAGAATGAAGAACAGAGGGAGGATCTTGCGTAACGAACGCAAAAGGGATGGTGTATTCCATTGAATGTACGATTCTGGGCAGTCTGCCTGTTGCTGATCGCCTCATTGGGTTCGCCCACATACGCCGCTTCCGGCGAAACGAAAGCGGACTGGGACCGCCAGTTTCACCGGCAAATCGCGCACTGGATCGAAGATTTGGCAGCCAAAGACGAACAGTTCGCCGTGTGGAAAGGAGCCGAGACGGACGTGCAGGGTCTCGGCGTTCACTCCCGACAGTGGCTGGTCCGACTGAGCAAAGCAGGCAGCTACGTCGGGTATCTGGTGGTCGGAGAGGCCCCCGAGCCTCCCTCCTCTGCCGACAAACCGGCTTTTGTGCTGCTGGAGTACGGTCTGGGTGAGTTCATTCTCTTTCACGACGCTTTCGCTCCGCTGCCGATCGCCGCAGAACCGGTCTACGACGGGTTCGCTTCGCACTGGGAAGTGACGCTTGCCGATCAGGATCAACAATTCATCGACGCCAAGACGGGGGAAAAATACCCGTCGACGATCAACCGCACGCCAGCGTTGGTGATGCCCACGCTCTCCGCCCGCGATTTGGTGCGCCCGGACGGCTCGTTGACCCGGCAGCGTACCCTCACGCGGGAAGAAAGCGATCCCTTTGACCGGATTGACTGGGTGAAAGCGGCACCGCTGGCCATCGATGAACGGGAAGGCTGGCGGACCCTGCTGAACGACCAGCGGCAGCGCTACGTCGTCGTCGCCTCGCTGTTTCAGGATCAGGTGTGCGCTCCCTTTACCGTCGGCACGATCCACGTCTGGGACGACTCGGTCGCCTACATCGGGGTGTGGGATGAAGGACTGCGGTTTCTGCCCATCACCTACGTGACCAAAGTGGGCAGCCTGGTAGCCGGATAGGCGGCGGGCCGGCACATAAAAAAGCACGTAAAAAAACGGTGGTCATCTCGGAACCACCGTTTTTTTCGCTGGCACGCTGGCTGCCCTGCAGTTACTTGCGCCAAAACATCCGGATGGACAGGGGAATCAGGCCAAACCAGCGCGCCGTCCATGTTTCCCGCGCCGCTTTGCGCTTTTTTCGCTCTTCCGCCGGGGTTTCCCAGTACTCCAAGAGCCGCTTGACGAGGTATTTGAGATAATCCTGAAAGGACATCACGGATTCCCCCTTTGCGGCTATTTTCTCCAAAAATCAGCCTGATCAACCAGCCTGGCGATGATTTCATCGACAATCTCCGCCACCGGGCGGCCGGTCGTCTCGATCTGCAGGGGAGCGAAGTCATACATGCCGGCCCGCTCGGCCAGCAGTTGGTGGACCCGCTGTTCCACGTTGCCGCGCAGCAGCGGCCGTTGCGCATCGCCGGAAACCCGCCGGATGATTTCCTCTGGCGTCGCCTTCAAGGCGATCACCACCCCCCCGGCGAGCATCGCGGCTACGTTTTCCGGACGCAGCACCACTCCGCCGCCGGTCGTGATCACCCGCCGCCCGGGCTGCAGCGACTCCTGCAGCAGCTTCGTCTCCACGCTGCGAAAATACGCTTCTCCATCTGTTGCAAAGATGTCCGGAATGCTTCGCTGCTCCCGTTCGCGAATCAACTGATCCAGATCGAGCAGCGGCCAGTTCAGCCGTCTTGCCAGCGCTTCGCCGACGGTTGACTTTCCCGTGCCCATAAATCCGATCAAAATAAGGTTGTTCATCAGCATCTCCTCTATTTCGGCGGAACCGTAATCCGTACCGTTTTGCCGGCGTTGTCGTACTCCACCTGGTACTTCAGCACGTCCCGGAAAAAGGCCAGCGGCACCATCGTCCGGTCCGCGATCTCGAGCAGCGGCTGCGGCAGGCGGTAGGTCGTTCCATTCAACGTCACCTCTGTCCCCTTCTCCGCGAGGGACAGCACTTTATCCGCCGTTTGCAGCCGGATGGTTCCCGCTTCGCCCCAGGTGACCGCAAACCCCAATCGCTCCATCAGGTCGCGCAGCGGGAGGTAAACCGTCTCGCCCACTTCGCGGGCGGGCGTGGCCGGGTAGTAGGGAACACCGTTGAGGATGGTGCTCACATAGTACTGGACAACCGGGTCGGCCAGCGGTTCCCGGTTGGCTTTGTCCAGGTTGGGAACAAAGTAGGCCGCTTGTCCATGCAGCGCCCGGCCCAGCGCCCGGTCAAGGTGTTCCGCTCCGATCACCTTGCCGCGGTAATCGCTCTGCACGCGCTGCAGAAAGCTGGCAAAGCGCGAGTCGCCGATTTTGCGGCGCAGGTGATCGTAGAGGACAGCCGCTTTCGAGTACCACGTCCAGTCGAATTCGTAGAAATCGCTAAACTGGCTGAGCGATTTCGACAGCTTGCCGTGCGGATAGCGCTGCCTGAGGTCGGCGAAATCCCGCTGGTATTCCTTCATCAGCGTATCGGCCATCGCTTGTCCGTGCCGCTTTTGCAGATAGAGGTAAACACTCCACTCGACCAGCCCCTCGTCGAGCCAACCGGTTTGCGACTCCAGCGTCGCGACGCTGTTGTACCACCAGAGGTGGGCGATTTCGTGCGGCAGCCAGTGGTCGATTTCGTTGTTGTGATACATGCCGCTGGAGAAAATGGCCAGGTTGGCGTACTCCATCGCATAAGTGTGGCCGGTCTCGGCGATCCCCACATGCGGGTACGGCAGTTCCCCAAACATCTCGGCATACGCCTTCACCGCCGCTTCCGCGATCGCCTTTACCTGGGGCAGGCGGCTTTTGTCGCGCACGGCGATATCGACGGTCAGTCCGTCGATGTCGAGCTGTTCCACGTGATAGAGCGGACTGCCGACTAAAGCGAAGTTGAGCAGATCCCGCCCCTGATAGCGAAGCTCCTGCTGTCCGCCCGCCAGCCGCGTGCGTTCGCCCCTGCCCCACGAGCTCAGCCATTGATACCCTTGCGGCGAGAGGAAACGGACGTCGTAGTCGGCGTAATGGTAGATAAACGGATCGCCATAGCCGACCGGGCGGGGCGGCTCGTACCACTTGCCCGCTTGATTCAGCGCGCCGAGCATGGGATACCAGTTGGTCAGCGTCCAAATATCGTCCTTGGTCCCGAAGCGGGTCGCGCTGCGCGGCACCGTCGTCTCAAACTCGATCGTCAAGGCGATCCGTTCCCCCTCCGCGAAACGGTTGGCGAGCCGCACCACCCTGCCGCTGCGCTGAAAGGACAGCTTTGCTTCCCCGTGCCGAATGGAGAGCACGCGCATCGGACTCCAGCTGTAATCGTACAAATAGAGGTGAATCTCCGGCGTCCCCGGATTGTCAAATTGAATCGTCTCGCTGCCCACAATCTTCGCCTGGTTGGTTTTTAACTCGGCGCGAATCGCATAACGGGGGTTCAGATCTTTTACCAGCGACGGCAGCGGCGGATCGAGGCCAAACGGATCAACGTCGCCCGTCCCCGACTGGCTCGGCGCAAGCTGCGTCACCGGCTGCTGCAAACGGGCTTCGATTTTCGGCCAATGGACGGCCAGCCCGATCGCCCCCGTGACGACAAAAATCGTTAAACACAACAGGAGGCTGGTCTTTTGCATCGCGTTCATCTTGAAATCTCCCATATCTACGCAACCGTCTGCATGCGACGTGTGAATCATCTGCAACAAGACTATTGTAACAAATCTCCCCGGCACACTCACTACTTTCCGCACAGAAAAACGAGCCTGCTTGGAAAAAAACAGGCTCGTCACGCGCTTTAGCGGTCGGAAAACGGCCGCAGCTCCACACCGCTTGCTTTGGCCCAGCGGTGCACTTCCTTGAGAAACGGCAGGATGTGCGGGCTCTCGATGTGGACGCAGAGGGTGTCGGCCGCCAGTTCAATCTCGCCCCCGTCCACGGTGCGCACGCGTCCTTCCAGCACGAGCTGTCTGGTCTGTTCCAGTTGTTCGTCCATGCTGATCAGCACGCTGCCCTCCAGCTCGCGTGGGGCGAGGCGTCCATTGGGCAGGTAAGCCCGATCGGCAAACACTTCTTCCGCGACCGTCAGGCCGTGCTCCAGACAGACTTGCACCAGTGCGCTGCCGGACAGCGCGTAAACAATCAGGTCTTCCCGGATGTCCGCCACGGCACGCACCACCGCTTCCGCCAGCTCCGGCCGTTCCGCCGCTTCGTTGTACAGCGCCCCGTGCAGCTTGACATGGTGCAGCTCCCCGCCCAGCGCGCGGGTGATCCCATCCAGCGCAGCCACCTGGTACAGGACAATTTCGTACACTTCTTGCGGCGTCAGCTGCATCGCCCGCCGACCAAATCCGTGAAAATCGGGATAACCGGGGTGGGCTCCCAGCTTTACTCCCAAGCGCAGCGCTTCTTCCACCAGTCCGCAGATCACGTGGGGGTCACCAGCATGAAACCCGCAGGCGATGTTGGCGGAAGTGATCCACTTCAAAATGCCGATATCCTCCTTGACGCGCAGCCGGCCAAACCCTTCCCCCATATCACAGTTGATGTCCAGCCTCACTCCTCGCTCCTCCTTTCGCCAAAGAAACCGCTTACATTTGCTTCATTCAGATGTCTAGCTCCATCATATCACAGCGCAGGAACATCCATAAGCCGGTGCGCTGCGCCGCGCAGAGAGAAAAAGCGCTCCGGTACAAAGCGCTCCGGTGCGGTCATGCAAAAAAAGACTGTGCCCGCAGCCGCAAAAACGCCGGGTACAGCCTCGTTTCTCTTCACCGGCGGCATCAGCGAACGGAGGAAACCGCCGACTCCCCGTTTTTATCGCCCGCTTCCGCAGTCAGCGACTCCGTCAAGGCCATCAACTGGGACTTTTCCAGACGGTAGTCGAACTCTTTCGCCTTGTCGGGACGCGCATTGTTGTACACCGTGGGGATTTCGTGGCGGCGGGACCGTTCCACTTTGGTCACAAAGTTAAGCCGCTCCATCACCCGAATGGTTTCATCAATTTTATCCGCGTCGACGTACATGGCAACGTAGTTCAAGCGTTTGGAAATGTAGTGGATCGTGCCGAACTTGCGCAGGTTTTTGGCAGCCCGCACGTTTTTCACCCAAACAGCCAATCCCAGTCGTCTTTCCCTCATGCTCCCATCCAATCCCCTTCCTCTATTTCGATACTATGCTACCACGCTTTCCCTGCGTGAACAAGATAGCGCGCATTGGCGATGTTGTGCGTCTGTGATATTGTCATCCTATAACCCGTCAGTGAAAATGTCACTATGGGACAGGAGAGAGTGACATTGACGAGAGCAGAACTGAAGAAGGTACTTGTGGTGGAGAAGATTCTCGGAGGACACATGACGAACGGGGAAGGAGCTGCAGCACTGGGGTTAACGGTACGGCAAGTGATCCGGCTGAAGAAGAAATATGTGGAAGAAGGAGGAGCGCAGGCGCTCGTACACCGCAATCGGGGAAGGAAGCCGAGTCACGCGTTGTCAGAGGAGGTGAAGGAACGGGTGGCGGCGCTTTACGCCGCGAAGTACCACGGCAGTAACAACTGCCATTATGCAGAACTTCTCGCGGAGCACGAATCCATACAACTAAGTCCTTCCAGCGTTCGACGCATTCTGCTGGAAAAAGGGATCAAGCAAGCCAAACAGCGGCGGCGAAGTAAAGCGCATCAGCCGCGTCAACGTAAGCCGCAGGCTGGAATGCTGTGGCAGATCGACGCCACGCCATATGCCTGGCTGGAGGACCGTACACCAGCCTTTACGCTCCATGCGGCGATTGACGATGCGACAGGCACCGTCGTCGGTGCCGTATTTCGGCCGACGGAGTGTCGCGAAGGCTATTCGCTCGTCATGCAGCAAGGCATACAGAAATACGGCGTGCCGCTTGGCCTGTACAGTGACCGGCACACAATCTTTCGATCGCCTAATGAGAAACTGACCGTGGAGCAGGAACTAGTCGGCGAAACGAAGCCGCTCTCCCACTTCGGCAAGGCGATGGCTGAGCTTCACATTGAGCATATCAAGGCCATCACACCACAGGCCAAAGGCCGCATAGAAAGGCTCTGGAAGACGTTTCAGGATCGCCTGGTCATCGAATTGCGGCTGCTCGGCGCAAAGACAATGGAGGAGGCCAACGCGGCGCTGCCAAAGCTGCTGGAGAAACATAATCGCCAATTCGCAGTGAAACCAAAGGAAGCGGAGTCGGCATACATACCGCTGGATCCAACGGTCAACCTGAACTATGTGTTCACCATTCGCGAATATCGGCGGCTCGGGCCCGGCAACACGATATCCTACAACGGCACGATCTACACGCTCGCCAAGCCAGCGAATCTGAGGTTTGGCACGAAGGAGATGGTTGAAGTGCGGGAAACGTTAACCGGTGAAGTTCTCTTGTGGATCCAAGGAATGCCGCTGGCTCTGAAGGCAACAGAGAAGCCCCAACGCAAAGCAGCGGCGGAAACAAAAAAGGCGAGTTCTGCGTCGCCACGCAAACCCGCCGCCGATCATCCGTGGAGGATGTATCGGAACAAAAACCCACTTCAGAATAACACAAAATCAACAGCAGACCAAGCCACCTGACGGTGGCTTCAGAACACTACAAAAGTGACATTTTCTCAGGCGAGTTAAAGTGACATTTTCACAGACGCTTGACATAGCGCGCATTGGCGATTGGGCGCCAAGTGTCATACCGCTATAATGATGGAAAAAGAGCAAAGCCTTGCCCGGCGAAGGGGAGATGCGCAGATGATGGAACGATTGTACGAAGGACTTACCGCAGCCTTGACGGACCGCGGCGGCAACGCGCGTGTCGAATGGCGCACATACGCCGGACACCGCTTCTTGTACGTGACCAGTACAGACGCTTTGTCCGACCTGCTGGCGGTTATCCAGCGGGAGGCGGAGGCGCTGATCAAGGGCACGCGCATCCGCTATCGCTGCGATTACGTGCGCAGCGAAGAGAAACGCTTCGTCTTTCGCTTCCGCTTCCTCGTCCCGCAGGAAAAAATGTTCTGCTGCGGCAACCAATGTGCCGACTGTACGCTGCGCAGCGGGCGGTAGCGGGCGTTATCCGCGCGTTTGTTTGCCGCAGCCGCAGCTTCCGCCCGACCCGCAGCCGCCGCTCAGCGCCTCCAGAAACGGGTTGTTGCTCGGCACCTTGATCGCCGGCGAGACGGCGTCGGCAATCGTCCGGCTTACCTCGTACAGCATCTCGTCGAGCCGCTCTTCCGCCTTTTTGAATGCCCGTACCGATTCCAGCTGATCCAATGCGCGTTTCGTCTCGCGCAATTCTTCCGAGACCCGCGCAAAGTCGGGATGGTATTTGCCGAACCGCTGCACCTCTTCGTACTGTTCTTTCTTTTGCGCAAACAACCGGCGCAGGCGCTGCGCCTCGGCATCCTGCTCCATCCGTTGCTTGGCCGCCAGGTACTCCGCCACCTCCCGGGAATCGTTGATCATTTGCGCCAGTGTGTAGGCCTCGTCTATCATCAAGGTCATGTCTAATGTTTCCGTAGCGTTCAACACCGACATACCTCCTTTTTCACAGTCTGCACCGCTGTTCACAATCCGCCCACATAGTCGGGCAGGACCAGGCGGACACGGCTGATCTCGTCCAGCTTGAGCTTCGCTCTTTTTTGCCGCTCCACTTCCATTGTAACCGACCAGTACCCCATTTCAACCTCTATTTTTTTGGGCACT contains:
- a CDS encoding LamB/YcsF family protein, producing MRLDINCDMGEGFGRLRVKEDIGILKWITSANIACGFHAGDPHVICGLVEEALRLGVKLGAHPGYPDFHGFGRRAMQLTPQEVYEIVLYQVAALDGITRALGGELHHVKLHGALYNEAAERPELAEAVVRAVADIREDLIVYALSGSALVQVCLEHGLTVAEEVFADRAYLPNGRLAPRELEGSVLISMDEQLEQTRQLVLEGRVRTVDGGEIELAADTLCVHIESPHILPFLKEVHRWAKASGVELRPFSDR
- a CDS encoding YlbG family protein, which produces MRERRLGLAVWVKNVRAAKNLRKFGTIHYISKRLNYVAMYVDADKIDETIRVMERLNFVTKVERSRRHEIPTVYNNARPDKAKEFDYRLEKSQLMALTESLTAEAGDKNGESAVSSVR
- a CDS encoding YlbF family regulator, whose amino-acid sequence is MNATETLDMTLMIDEAYTLAQMINDSREVAEYLAAKQRMEQDAEAQRLRRLFAQKKEQYEEVQRFGKYHPDFARVSEELRETKRALDQLESVRAFKKAEERLDEMLYEVSRTIADAVSPAIKVPSNNPFLEALSGGCGSGGSCGCGKQTRG
- a CDS encoding DEAD/DEAH box helicase, whose protein sequence is MSRVPVTFDRSWLPDLHLLIAEDGPWHKWELFQLALEAEEALAVKDFDQLQALKYLPQLTPYPHQLATAKKVLNEMRGRAILADEVGLGKTIEAGLIVKEYMVRGLAKKVLVLVPASLVLQWTKELNQKFGIPAVAQKKEYMWRQYDVVVASIDTAKRDPHRRHVLAIDYDMLIIDEAHKLKNKRTRNYQFVREIKKKYCLLLTATPIQNELTELYNLITLLRPGHLGQADDFSANYVESKRQAKNNEQLRQEVEKVMIRNRRSDGGIQFTPRRVQSVPVELSPEEWSLYEGVTRFVREHYRSSLGGINALALITLQREVCSSREAAFMTLYNMYQRTAEGSPEQQAILHLVELIKRIETHSKAAKTVELLQAINDKAIIFTEYRATQNYLLKYLSEHGITAVPFRGGFKRSKKDWMTDLFQNRAQVLVATEAGGEGINLQFCNQVINYDMPWNPLRVEQRIGRVHRLGQERDVYIYNLSTRGTIEEHILHLLYEKIDLFEMVIGELDEIVERLALGKSLEQNVIDIIMESASEREMALKMDNMGKVIRAIRESRRADQEQAKSGNLR
- a CDS encoding stalk domain-containing protein, with product MNAMQKTSLLLCLTIFVVTGAIGLAVHWPKIEARLQQPVTQLAPSQSGTGDVDPFGLDPPLPSLVKDLNPRYAIRAELKTNQAKIVGSETIQFDNPGTPEIHLYLYDYSWSPMRVLSIRHGEAKLSFQRSGRVVRLANRFAEGERIALTIEFETTVPRSATRFGTKDDIWTLTNWYPMLGALNQAGKWYEPPRPVGYGDPFIYHYADYDVRFLSPQGYQWLSSWGRGERTRLAGGQQELRYQGRDLLNFALVGSPLYHVEQLDIDGLTVDIAVRDKSRLPQVKAIAEAAVKAYAEMFGELPYPHVGIAETGHTYAMEYANLAIFSSGMYHNNEIDHWLPHEIAHLWWYNSVATLESQTGWLDEGLVEWSVYLYLQKRHGQAMADTLMKEYQRDFADLRQRYPHGKLSKSLSQFSDFYEFDWTWYSKAAVLYDHLRRKIGDSRFASFLQRVQSDYRGKVIGAEHLDRALGRALHGQAAYFVPNLDKANREPLADPVVQYYVSTILNGVPYYPATPAREVGETVYLPLRDLMERLGFAVTWGEAGTIRLQTADKVLSLAEKGTEVTLNGTTYRLPQPLLEIADRTMVPLAFFRDVLKYQVEYDNAGKTVRITVPPK
- a CDS encoding YqhG family protein, which encodes MNQEEVRRYTERYFAAFSAHVLESHPAYFTVKLPEIVDKDIGNRPFYWSWVEKMNIPPQPLTLTFCFAPEQMPEGKRCEYLHFGSSRLAQIFRSARNHGRYVCLYEQAAAPTAARSARRRASAPLVPWLNVNLKISFVCDKKRDVLLSYGVNLHQPAIVHNFYPSLRTLPLGPAIPDYFYTLDRQLSLEQAAALVEREVNRFIARQDQRWAEEACARLQEEISILTAYYDNLAESDRPADEQPDDTSTEQQQAEQAAESAAPPAREAHSPLPPAAAPALLPANEQSHQAAQPAVPAAVAAPAAAGSILAFLRQHTIPETPTEEIDQSNWQQSTPAEEKARRIAELKWQYEPRIEVSVINAGLFYLARTPAGGSAAKQ
- the gcvT gene encoding glycine cleavage system aminomethyltransferase GcvT, translating into MSELQRTPLYPVYARYGAKTIDFAGWELPVQFTSITQEHEAVRTRAGLFDVSHMGEVEVKGKGALAYLQRLTTNDVGKLVPGRAQYSVMCYPDGGTVDDLVVYQLAEDHYWLVVNAANLAKDLAWLNQHRTEDVTIANLSPKIAQLAIQGPRAEAILQRLTECDLSQIGFFHFRADVRLAGIAALVSRSGYTGEDGFELYVQADQAVSLWEKLLACGEADGLVPCGLGARDTLRFEAKLPLYGQELSETITPIEAGIGFAVKTDKAVPCIGCEVLKQQKEAGPPRKLVGIEMLERGIPRTAYPVYADGKRIGAVTTGTQSPTLKKSLGLALLDAAYTALDTVVEVEIRGSRRRAKVVPTPFYKRAKT
- a CDS encoding YqzE family protein, yielding MSFQDYLKYLVKRLLEYWETPAEERKKRKAARETWTARWFGLIPLSIRMFWRK
- a CDS encoding shikimate kinase produces the protein MNNLILIGFMGTGKSTVGEALARRLNWPLLDLDQLIREREQRSIPDIFATDGEAYFRSVETKLLQESLQPGRRVITTGGGVVLRPENVAAMLAGGVVIALKATPEEIIRRVSGDAQRPLLRGNVEQRVHQLLAERAGMYDFAPLQIETTGRPVAEIVDEIIARLVDQADFWRK
- a CDS encoding ISNCY family transposase; this translates as MTRAELKKVLVVEKILGGHMTNGEGAAALGLTVRQVIRLKKKYVEEGGAQALVHRNRGRKPSHALSEEVKERVAALYAAKYHGSNNCHYAELLAEHESIQLSPSSVRRILLEKGIKQAKQRRRSKAHQPRQRKPQAGMLWQIDATPYAWLEDRTPAFTLHAAIDDATGTVVGAVFRPTECREGYSLVMQQGIQKYGVPLGLYSDRHTIFRSPNEKLTVEQELVGETKPLSHFGKAMAELHIEHIKAITPQAKGRIERLWKTFQDRLVIELRLLGAKTMEEANAALPKLLEKHNRQFAVKPKEAESAYIPLDPTVNLNYVFTIREYRRLGPGNTISYNGTIYTLAKPANLRFGTKEMVEVRETLTGEVLLWIQGMPLALKATEKPQRKAAAETKKASSASPRKPAADHPWRMYRNKNPLQNNTKSTADQAT